Proteins encoded by one window of Vicinamibacteria bacterium:
- a CDS encoding DUF5916 domain-containing protein, which translates to MHSWVLAPAALSLLSGSAYGRDILAIRTGGEIQIDGVLDDQEWQGASQADGFMQFEPFRGEAAREPTEAYVLYDDNFVYFGFRCHDSEPSRIAAQLTRRDSDLLQDDSVLVVVDTFHDGRSAYFFATNLLATQYDGRVTDNGRVVEDNWDATWYSAASRFEGGWTVEIAIPLVILRFSPGGDQTWGLNLGRTTRRLLESSFWTGPLEDRFRISQYGTLAGLDLRAARRKYEIIPYALARYQEGIDPGYEAGAEVRYSPTPQDLLNTTVNPDFAIIEADQEQINLTRFELSLPEKRPFFLEGAEQYQQRIRTFYSRRISDIHFGAKALGRRGDLQYSLLTAQSDPSSGPPSGTVSESANYTVGRLEASLMGGSSVALMGANRYLEGESRGSVGLDTALYFTPTFSFTGQLARSHGPEEGGRWAFFVRPSRDTSTSHVHFRYTHLGDRFGDHVNAIGFIRDDDRREMDSAINKDFWPRSGLVSHVEYDSNYNIYWSQKNVLRSWRVDQSLGIELQNRWAFAWDAYEEFQLFEKEFRNRSNGFLIGYNIREFQSASVEYAFGQSFDSDFDLWEVALRRKLGEALSVEYELTRLRLVPDPEEESTDIHVIRGVYNFTPDLFFKLFFQSSTAIDRKNVQAVFVWRYRPPFGTVQVAYERGTAPFGERSEQGNTVFLKFSYVF; encoded by the coding sequence ATGCATTCGTGGGTTCTCGCCCCAGCTGCTTTATCGTTGCTCTCGGGCTCGGCTTACGGGCGCGACATCCTGGCCATCCGCACCGGGGGCGAGATCCAGATCGACGGGGTTCTCGACGACCAGGAATGGCAGGGGGCGAGCCAAGCCGATGGCTTCATGCAGTTCGAGCCTTTCCGGGGCGAGGCGGCGCGCGAGCCGACCGAGGCCTACGTCCTTTACGACGACAACTTCGTCTATTTCGGCTTCCGCTGCCACGACTCCGAGCCGTCGCGCATCGCTGCCCAGCTCACCCGCCGCGACAGCGATCTGCTCCAGGATGACTCCGTTCTCGTCGTCGTCGACACCTTCCACGACGGACGCTCGGCGTACTTCTTCGCTACCAATCTCCTCGCGACCCAGTACGACGGCCGCGTGACCGACAACGGGAGGGTCGTCGAAGACAACTGGGACGCGACCTGGTACTCCGCGGCATCGCGGTTCGAGGGCGGCTGGACGGTAGAGATCGCGATTCCGCTCGTCATCCTGCGGTTTTCGCCAGGAGGGGATCAGACATGGGGACTCAATCTGGGACGCACGACGCGGCGTCTGCTCGAATCGAGCTTCTGGACCGGTCCGCTCGAGGATCGCTTCCGCATCTCGCAGTACGGCACGCTGGCCGGCCTCGATCTGAGAGCGGCCCGCCGGAAGTACGAGATCATTCCCTACGCTCTGGCGCGGTACCAGGAAGGGATCGATCCCGGCTACGAGGCGGGAGCGGAGGTCCGCTACTCCCCGACTCCCCAAGACCTCTTGAACACGACCGTGAATCCCGATTTCGCCATCATCGAAGCCGACCAAGAGCAGATCAACCTCACGCGGTTCGAGCTGAGCCTTCCCGAGAAGCGCCCCTTCTTCCTCGAAGGCGCCGAGCAATACCAGCAGCGCATTCGCACGTTCTACTCCCGGCGTATCTCGGACATCCACTTCGGGGCGAAGGCGCTCGGGAGGCGAGGGGACCTCCAGTACTCCCTCCTCACCGCCCAATCGGATCCCTCCTCGGGTCCGCCGTCAGGAACCGTATCGGAATCGGCGAATTACACCGTGGGAAGACTCGAGGCCAGTCTCATGGGCGGCTCGAGCGTGGCTCTCATGGGCGCCAACCGGTATCTCGAGGGTGAGAGTCGCGGTTCCGTCGGTCTCGACACCGCCCTGTACTTCACTCCGACTTTCAGCTTCACCGGACAGCTCGCCCGATCTCACGGACCCGAAGAAGGAGGGCGCTGGGCATTCTTCGTTCGCCCGTCGCGCGATACCTCGACGAGCCACGTTCACTTTCGCTATACACACCTCGGCGACCGCTTCGGGGACCACGTCAATGCCATCGGGTTCATTCGGGACGACGATCGCAGGGAGATGGACAGCGCCATCAACAAGGACTTCTGGCCGCGGAGCGGTCTCGTGAGCCACGTCGAGTACGACTCGAACTACAACATCTACTGGAGCCAGAAGAACGTCCTCCGGAGCTGGCGCGTCGATCAGAGTCTCGGGATCGAGCTCCAGAACCGATGGGCCTTCGCCTGGGATGCCTACGAGGAGTTTCAGCTATTCGAGAAAGAGTTCCGCAATCGCTCCAACGGGTTTCTCATCGGATACAACATCCGCGAGTTCCAGTCCGCTTCCGTCGAGTATGCATTCGGACAGAGCTTCGATTCCGACTTCGACCTCTGGGAGGTCGCGCTCCGGCGAAAGCTGGGAGAGGCGCTCTCGGTCGAGTACGAGCTCACCCGGCTCCGGCTCGTGCCCGACCCCGAGGAGGAGTCGACCGACATCCATGTGATACGGGGGGTCTACAATTTCACGCCCGATCTCTTCTTCAAGCTCTTCTTCCAGAGCTCGACCGCCATCGATCGCAAGAACGTACAGGCGGTGTTTGTGTGGCGCTACCGGCCTCCGTTCGGCACCGTACAGGTCGCATACGAGCGGGGAACGGCTCCCTTCGGGGAGCGCTCGGAGCAGGGCAACACGGTCTTCCTGAAGTTCTCCTACGTTTTCTGA